A single region of the Eriocheir sinensis breed Jianghai 21 unplaced genomic scaffold, ASM2467909v1 Scaffold221, whole genome shotgun sequence genome encodes:
- the LOC126990910 gene encoding anaphase-promoting complex subunit 1-like, whose protein sequence is MCVGLLLGLSVTRRGTMDIQTTKLLSVPQECLLPPTSTKLDVPHTVQVAATPGAPLVCQDTAHSHKAKVLMQEIGLPPGPEMENSNDRESYSLAAGLALGLVMLRRGGEAAGFSGPNIARELCHHTEGGHKKPLSGPHRDFTSVPLPDKGRGLCHHGRHCPGSHLGPGQDLFPEQQQGHCRGDGCIQHSVPAGPDMARKYLQTGSVLAGLCCRGLFG, encoded by the exons ATGTGTGTGGGGCTCCTGCTGGGCTTGTCCGTGACCAGGAGAGGAACAATGGACATCCAGACCACCAAGCTCCTCAGCGTGCCTCAGGAGTGCCTCCTGCCACCCACCTCAACAAAATTAGACGTTCCTCATACGGTTCAG GTTGCTGCCACCCCAGGCGCCCCTCTGGTTTGCCAAGACACGGCACATAGTCACAAGGCAAAGGTCTTGATGCAGGAGATCGGTCTCCCTCCTGGCCCAGAAATGGAAAACTCCAATGATCGGGAGTCTTACTCGTTGGCGGCCGGACTCGCCCTCGGCCTTGTGATGCTGAGAAGGGGTGGAGAGGCGGCAGGATTCTCTGGCCCAAACATTGCCAGAGAGCTTTGCCATCACACTGAAGGGGGACACAAAAAGCCCCTGTCTGGCCCACACAGGGACTTTACAAGTGTCCCGCTGCCAGATAAAG GAAGGGGACTGTGTCACCATGGACGTCACTGCCCCGGGAGCCACCTCGGCCCTGGGCAGGATTTATTTCCGGAGCAACAACAAGGCCACTGCCGAGGGGATGGCTGCATCCAACACTCCGTACCTGCTGGACCAG ACATGGCGAGGAAATACCTCCAGACAGGAAGCGTGCTGGCTGGCCTGTGCTGCCGAGGACTCTTTGGATGA